The sequence below is a genomic window from Acropora palmata chromosome 5, jaAcrPala1.3, whole genome shotgun sequence.
TAGTGATCTCATCAAACACTGACAAGGCCAGAGGGAAGCCAATATTTTAACTAAATTTATTGTTCCTTTCGGTTCCCTGGCTTTTCTGCGTCGTGGAGAGCCGGGTGAGCGGCAGCAGTATCTAAGCGGGGAAAAAAACTCAAACCTTAACGTTAAAAGCGTTTTGATTGTAAAGCTTCGTACTACTGGAACTTGCTTCAAGGATTGGAAAGTTTGTGGGTAGCTTATTTTATACGAAACAAAGCGTTGTGATCCGAGGCCGCAAGTTCTTCTACAAGCTCACTGTGTATTCATGGCCTCTTCCAGttacttttcttatttttcacttttactcTTTACAAGGGAACTTCGTCTTATGGATGTTCTTGACAGTCTGTGTCAGAGAATGAAACTTTACCAAGCAAGAGCTGGGCCTGACTTTCCCTACATAAAAGGAGGTATGAGAATTTGCTGCTGTTTTGTAAAAGACAAAGGAATTATTTACTTACCATTATTTAAGATGCTTGTGCGgatcaagaagaagaaaaaaaaattatcactcCTGTTGTCTAAGCTTAATCTTACTTCGTTTGACAGACGAGCCCTTCAAATCCAAGAGCGAGCTCATTGAAATGTCAAAATACTCACCATTTTTGTTCTTAATTTCAGCTAAAAGTCAACTCCGTGAGGTGATGGATGATTTGACACAACGGtcaaaagtgaaattaaattaTGAGTTGCCAGATGAGGTCGTTGAAGACTACACTTACGAAATGGGGAGACTCAAGTTCAAGGTTAATACAAGATATTATATGCGTTTTTGGGAGACTCAAGTTCAAGGTTTACTGATACAAGATATTGTTTAGGTTTTAGTGAACATTTTACAAGGATGACGGGTATTCATAGTGTTCATTGTAGCTTAGCAAATGACACGTGTAGTGTCTTTGACAAATGTTCCTTCCACCTCTATAACTCAGCTAAATACTACCATGGGCAGGAAGAATTAGCGTTCTAGGTTTATGCGACTTTCCTCAAAGAATCACCCGTCTTACTTTTATATCTCTTGTTATTAACCTGCgtgatatcaaatttatttccCAGTGTATTCACCTGCTTGAGCAACACGAAGAGGATCTGACTCAATGGTACTTTAGCGACCAAAACGAAAATCTTATGAGCTGGCTCTGCGTGGAAAGAGTTTTGGACGAAAATGAACGAGGTAAACTTGAAAATTCTCTTTATTTTCCCTCTCCATCTTTACTACCTCGTATTTTTTATTGCCGGTACTTAAAACCGTTCTCCTTGAAGACTGAACTGGCACATATTCCTTACAATAGTCTGAGAGGTACTTTATCCGTATTTTTAAACTTCAGATTGTCTAAATGCTTCAACTGAAATGCCGGAAGATTACCACTCTTTTGTGCAGGAAGACAATACCACAGAAACAATAAAACCGACAGAGGAAACGAAATGGGAGTTATAATGAAATTGAAGTAAAACGGTCATAAGGACAACGGCATCACTGTCTGAggcttgttgtttatttgtagCCCGAGTGGTATCTTAAGAGTCCATTGCTGGTGTTACaaggaacaaaaatattgtcaaTATTATTGAGAATAGCTACCCGTGGGCTGACTGAGACAACATGCCAATTTGAAAGAGCTTCACACGATGACGCAATAACAAACTACGTATAACAATCATAACAATGACAAAGGCGACGTTCATTATCATTTGTTCACTTATAAATTAACAACGATTAAAGTTTAATAACTGCAAGGAGTCTCTAAGTAAGCGAAAGGCTAGTGGAGTAGGACGTGTATTGGAAATCCAAGTTCAGATTCTTGGTTTTTGTATGATAGCTGGACGTAAATATACACCGCGTTTGGTTCCAGCCACTATGTGTTAATTCACTTCCATTTAGATTTGGCAAACAGTTTCACAGTGCTGCCATATAGGTCAATGGCTACAAAAGTGTCACCTAGTCAGGGGATTAGTTTTCTGTGATATAAAGTGGTTGGTACAAGCGCACGGCGTCTCGTCTCTTCTGGTACACCAGGTAAATTGTACCCACTATACACACTCCAATAATCACAAACAGAGCAACTTCAATTGGCACCTGAACATCTGCGAAATAAAAGGTTGCACATTTCAAATAGATTCAAGTTTGGAATTACTTCGCTAAGACTTATGCTTGCAGCTTCCGATTTCACGTGTTCATTTGATTCGGGCCATAATAATATACGTGAAAAGGTtcctccattctgattggttaagagcagtgcagttcttttttaaaagagtgcagaaaagagttaattcattgcaaaaagaggtaacaaaccaagcattctgattgggcAATGAttaaagaaactcacagatggccaatcacatctttttctttcaaatcaagcgtgcgccctggatggcgcaattgatggcgtaatttttccctgattgcgagATTTTTTAATAAGTAATAacattaataagtaatcacatgatttttctcgtggaatttggaataaataagcacttgtaaattttccaaagaccccaaattgcactcgccctacgggcttgtgcaattttgttagtctttgaagaatttactcgtgcttatttattccaaattgcactcgaaatcgtgtgattacctatactaacaAATCCTCGATTGTTAATCTCCtgcaaaaattgcaccaaattTGTCATTTACACTCGTAGACCATGAATCCTTCCTTGGCTCCTACCTGGTGTAAAAAACCTGTGAAACTTAGGATGATGTAAAAATAACCCAACGAAAAGTCTTATAAGCTTTAAGCAAAAGCCAAACTCAAGCACTAGCTGACAAAACAGGTGATGGACAAAACACTGATCCCTACTCCATGGACTACCCTAATGTACTACCCAAGACTACCCAAATGGACTACCCTTCCATTCACCCTCACATTTCACCCTCACAATAACCCAGTAAAAGCCATCATCctcaacaactttaaaatactgcaaaatgatcctgaaactggtgcaattttttcgcaaccaccgctgatttcattcaaacgcg
It includes:
- the LOC141880729 gene encoding protein canopy 4-like — translated: MDSTTMLIILFSVYLFIILPLVTCEVETITVGSDSKTKRKNPYITKFHDEASLRPTKCQVCRLLVTEFLEQMKKTDHKEDIPRGYVLEDLEDHDKNIHYEKSELRLMDVLDSLCQRMKLYQARAGPDFPYIKGAKSQLREVMDDLTQRSKVKLNYELPDEVVEDYTYEMGRLKFKCIHLLEQHEEDLTQWYFSDQNENLMSWLCVERVLDENERDCLNASTEMPEDYHSFVQEDNTTETIKPTEETKWEL